A segment of the Campylobacter vulpis genome:
TAGCTCAAAATCTATTCATAGGACTTTGTTATTTATGGCGTGATTTGCAACTTAGTGGCAATGGAAAAGATTTTCAAAAAGCTTTTAATGTAGATGTAGGAGAATTTAACTTTTACAATATCTTACAACTCTCAAAAGGTTTAACTCTTAAAAATGAGGAAAATAACATTAGAGGCTTTGATGATACATACAATTTTTTAGTCTATTGTGAAATTTTAGATGAAGCTACCATAAGACGCTTAGAAACTTATTTTAATATCAGCTCAGACGCAACTAAATCGGGCGTAATGAGTTCTTTTAATGCTCCTCTTGTGCCATTTGAAAGTGAAACTCTAAGATTAAGCACAGAAACAAGTGATTTTGATTTAAGAGATTTACGCAAAAAGAAAATGACAATTTATATAGGAATTACGCCTGATCAATTAGCAAATGCTGGATTTATTTTAAATATATTTTGGTCGCAACTTATTCTACTAAATACTAAAGAATTGCCACAAAGCAATAAAGAATTAAAATACACCTGCTTAATGGTTATGGACGAATTTACTGCACCTGGTAGAATTCCTATCTATCAATCTGCTGTAAGCTTTATGGCTGGATATTGGCTACGCTCTTTAATGATTTATCAATCTAACTCACAACTTGAAACGCAACAGCCTTTAGGTTATGGAAAAGAAGGAGCTAAAACATTATTAACAAATCACGCTTGTCAAATTTTTTATGCACCAAGAGAACAAGAAGACGCAGAAGCTATTTCTAGGATTTTAGGAAATACCACTTTTAAAACAAGCTCAAGAAGTATTAATACAAGTGGTAATGGTGGTGGCTCAAGAAGTATTAGTGAAGCAAGTAGAGCTTTAATGTTACCGCAAGAGCTGAGAGAAATGGCTTTTGAAAACGAGTTGATTACTATTGATAGTGGCAAACCTATCTTATGCAATAAAGCATTTTATTATTCAGATTCTTATTTTATGGATAAATTTAAAGCTGTTTCAAAAAGCTTATCAACAATAAGAAAAATTCCAACAAGAGAACAATTAGAAAATGCAATCTTAAAAGGAGAATGCAAAGTAAAAATTCAAATCATAGGAGAAAACAATGAAAAAAATGTCGCTTAGTTTAGCTGTAATTGCTTCATTAGTAGTTGGGTGTTCTGCCCCGCAACCAAAAAAATTAGATAATGGTTCTATTTTAACTATTAACACTTCCATTTTGGAAAAACAATATAACTTTGTTCCAAAAGATAGCTTTTTAAGCTCACAAAATTGGACTTATCAAATCATCGCTGAAAAGAAATCAGAAAAAGATGACTTTATTAGATTATATTACATAAAAAATATAAAATATTATGCAATATGTTTAACTTGACTTTTTTATTTTATTATGCTTTAATTTCAGAAATTATTTTCCAAAAGGAGTTTTTTTATGTTCAAAAAAGTTTGTAACACTTTGGGGATGAGTAGGACAGAATTGGCTGAAAAATTAGGATTATCAAAAACTACAATAGATTCTTGGAGTGATAGTTCGCGGATATCCAAAACAGCTAAAGTAGCCTTAGAATTAATGCTTGAAAATTATAATCTGAGAAGTATAATTAAGAATTTTCAGGAAGGATTTGCTTCGCTAAACTTACATAATTTAGGAGATAATACGATGAATAATGTTTTTTCAAAAGATCATAATGATTTAATTAATAGAATTAATCATATCTTTAATGAGTTAAAATTAAGTGAAATAACTTGTTCGAGAGCAATGGGTGAAAGTAATTATGCAAAAATCAATCAAATTTTAAATTTTAAAATGTATCCAGATTTTGATTTTTTAGAAAAATTTGCATTAACATTTAAAATCAATCATAATTGGCTATTGACAGGGGAAGACTCTCCATTTGCAAATGATCTTATTAAATCAAATTTTAACTCCCAATTTATAAAAGAGGCTGAAGAATTTGATAGAATTTATATTGTAACTTCTAAAAATAATCTTGATCATACTAGAATAATTGTAATAAATCGAAATAATGAATTTGGTTTATATCAAACTGATTTTTGTATAGGAAATAATTTTATAATGGAAGCTAGAGAATGTAGCGATCTTTGTGATTTATATGAATTTTATCAAAAATTCAACTATAAAATTTCTTGCTTAGAATTTAATGAAGATGATTACAGAAAACTTTTATCTTTAAAGCATTATCCAAAAAATATTTTAGATCGCGGACAAACATCTTACATGCTTTTTGATTTATTCGATTTGAGGGAAGATGATAAAGAAAGATATGATAAATTTTTTGAAAAATGTATAAATATCATTAAATCTACTTTAAAAGATAGAGAAGAGAGGAAGAATAGATAGAAATAATATTGACTAAAATTAATATTTTAAAATAAAAATAAATAAATCTTAGAGCTTCTTTACTTAAGAGAAGAATTAGTCGCTTTTTTGAAGCGTGGTAGTGTAGTTTTTAAATAATCAATATGTTCTTGCAAATTTTCTTTAATAGGGTTACCCATTGGATCGAGAGTAAAAATGATACCTTCTATCCTAGCTAATTTTGAGGCAGGAACAAAATCGCTATCGCCAGAAATTAAGACTATTTTTTGGACTAGTTTTTTTTAAAGCTAGAATAGCTATGTCAATACCTATTTTCATATCAACACCTTTTTGTTTTTCATAATACATATAATCATTATTGCTAAGATCTTCTATTGTCATTTTTCCACTCAATAATTTCTTATGTTTTTTCTCATCTTTAATAATCCAAGTAGCACTCTTTTCATCGAGATAACCTAATCTTAATGCAAGACAAGGCTTAGAGATTAAACATTTATGTAATTCTATTCTTTC
Coding sequences within it:
- a CDS encoding type IV secretory system conjugative DNA transfer family protein codes for the protein MQNNKSLQIIFLILVGFIFTYLLTPIVFFVLNKVKIMKAIEIYNINFTLQAVANHYPKIWLSLGITFAFCLFALTLLVLSLKTKKSQFGEARFANFNEIKKMNLFGDKGIIIGKYKGKLLRFGGQQFVALGAPTRSGKGVGIVIPNLLEWQESAVVQDIKQECFDYTSKYRKEILGQEVYLFNPFSRQTHRYNPLSYIDMNDKEHCDSQLMDLGNILYPLDGDSTSKFFNGLAQNLFIGLCYLWRDLQLSGNGKDFQKAFNVDVGEFNFYNILQLSKGLTLKNEENNIRGFDDTYNFLVYCEILDEATIRRLETYFNISSDATKSGVMSSFNAPLVPFESETLRLSTETSDFDLRDLRKKKMTIYIGITPDQLANAGFILNIFWSQLILLNTKELPQSNKELKYTCLMVMDEFTAPGRIPIYQSAVSFMAGYWLRSLMIYQSNSQLETQQPLGYGKEGAKTLLTNHACQIFYAPREQEDAEAISRILGNTTFKTSSRSINTSGNGGGSRSISEASRALMLPQELREMAFENELITIDSGKPILCNKAFYYSDSYFMDKFKAVSKSLSTIRKIPTREQLENAILKGECKVKIQIIGENNEKNVA
- a CDS encoding cag pathogenicity island Cag12 family protein produces the protein MKKMSLSLAVIASLVVGCSAPQPKKLDNGSILTINTSILEKQYNFVPKDSFLSSQNWTYQIIAEKKSEKDDFIRLYYIKNIKYYAICLT
- a CDS encoding helix-turn-helix domain-containing protein: MFKKVCNTLGMSRTELAEKLGLSKTTIDSWSDSSRISKTAKVALELMLENYNLRSIIKNFQEGFASLNLHNLGDNTMNNVFSKDHNDLINRINHIFNELKLSEITCSRAMGESNYAKINQILNFKMYPDFDFLEKFALTFKINHNWLLTGEDSPFANDLIKSNFNSQFIKEAEEFDRIYIVTSKNNLDHTRIIVINRNNEFGLYQTDFCIGNNFIMEARECSDLCDLYEFYQKFNYKISCLEFNEDDYRKLLSLKHYPKNILDRGQTSYMLFDLFDLREDDKERYDKFFEKCINIIKSTLKDREERKNR